In uncultured Bacteroides sp., the following proteins share a genomic window:
- a CDS encoding DUF3127 domain-containing protein, with product MEISGKIIAVLPLQSGTGRNGTEWKKQDYVVETHDQYPKKMCFNLWGDRIDQFSIQMDEEVIVSFDIDCREWNGKWFNDIRAWKIDRNAGAGVNAQPMQQSAPVEFTATDAKDDLPF from the coding sequence ATGGAAATAAGTGGAAAAATAATTGCTGTCCTACCTCTGCAAAGCGGAACAGGAAGAAATGGAACTGAATGGAAGAAACAAGATTATGTAGTTGAAACACATGATCAGTATCCAAAAAAAATGTGTTTTAACCTATGGGGAGACAGAATTGATCAGTTCAGCATCCAAATGGATGAAGAGGTAATTGTATCTTTTGATATAGATTGCCGTGAATGGAATGGCAAATGGTTTAATGACATCCGCGCATGGAAAATAGATCGTAATGCAGGTGCAGGAGTAAATGCACAGCCTATGCAGCAATCGGCTCCGGTAGAATTCACAGCTACTGATGCTAAAGATGATCTTCCATTCTAA
- a CDS encoding MBL fold metallo-hydrolase gives MEITILGSGTSTGVPEVGCTCPVCRSSDPHDNRLRASALIQTKGVNILIDCGPDFREQMLHSKYARLNGVLITHEHYDHVGGIDDLRPFCRFGEVPLYAEDDTARRLRTRMPYCFAEHKYPGVPQISITNITSEVPFYIDQVKVLPIRVFHGKSPIVGYRIENIAYITDMLTMPQEEYDKLKGLDCLIMNALRTEPHLTHQNLNQAIENAKRIGAKQTWFIHMSHHIGLHAEAEKQLPPDMHFAYDRLVIKP, from the coding sequence ATGGAAATTACAATATTAGGAAGCGGAACGTCAACAGGTGTGCCGGAAGTGGGCTGTACCTGCCCGGTATGCAGATCTTCAGATCCTCACGATAACCGACTTCGGGCCTCAGCATTGATTCAAACAAAGGGAGTAAATATTCTGATTGATTGCGGACCCGACTTCCGCGAACAAATGCTTCATAGTAAATATGCACGTCTGAACGGTGTGCTTATCACTCATGAGCATTACGATCATGTGGGCGGGATAGACGATCTTCGTCCTTTTTGCCGTTTTGGCGAAGTTCCACTTTATGCAGAAGATGACACTGCCCGCCGGTTACGAACACGCATGCCATATTGTTTTGCCGAACATAAATATCCGGGAGTTCCTCAGATATCAATTACCAATATTACATCTGAGGTTCCTTTTTATATTGACCAGGTAAAAGTATTGCCTATCCGGGTGTTTCATGGTAAAAGCCCAATTGTGGGATACAGAATTGAGAACATTGCCTACATAACAGATATGCTCACAATGCCGCAAGAGGAGTACGACAAACTGAAAGGATTGGATTGTCTTATTATGAACGCATTGAGAACAGAGCCTCACCTTACTCATCAGAATCTGAATCAGGCCATTGAAAATGCAAAACGCATTGGCGCGAAACAAACCTGGTTTATTCACATGAGCCATCACATTGGTCTGCATGCTGAGGCAGAAAAACAACTTCCTCCTGATATGCATTTTGCTTATGACAGGTTGGTGATTAAACCTTAA
- a CDS encoding DUF4348 domain-containing protein, translating into MKKIILGAIALLLLASCNSKKEKIDPFKSLTNLVDSAREDVDSIESDSVQEIPQLIKADETFDDFLFSFASDISLQQKRIHFPLTFINGKTVSEIEQRFWKKDNLFTKQSYYTMIFDKESDMDLMTTTKLKSAKFEWFYLKTNKIKTYNFKRESNGAWILNSIALNSIKSNQNEGFIEFFHKFASDSIFQRSRIHVPLTFVTTDPDDDFSILETTMEINQWFAFSPDLPTVRLSNINYGQSNSDESGTKILTMKGLGNGFSNTLYFRRQGKQWEFYKFEDLSN; encoded by the coding sequence ATGAAGAAGATAATTTTAGGTGCTATCGCATTGCTTTTACTAGCATCTTGTAATAGTAAAAAAGAAAAGATAGATCCTTTTAAATCACTAACAAATTTAGTTGATTCAGCAAGAGAGGATGTAGATTCTATTGAGAGTGATTCCGTTCAGGAAATTCCTCAATTAATTAAAGCTGATGAGACTTTTGATGACTTTCTTTTTAGTTTTGCATCTGATATCAGCCTGCAACAAAAAAGAATTCATTTCCCCCTTACTTTCATTAATGGGAAAACTGTAAGCGAGATAGAGCAGAGATTCTGGAAGAAAGACAATTTATTCACAAAGCAGAGTTACTACACTATGATTTTTGATAAAGAGTCTGATATGGATCTTATGACTACTACTAAACTGAAATCTGCTAAATTCGAATGGTTTTATCTGAAAACAAATAAAATAAAAACATATAACTTCAAGCGTGAAAGTAATGGCGCCTGGATACTAAACTCCATAGCTCTAAATTCTATTAAAAGTAATCAGAATGAAGGCTTTATAGAATTCTTTCACAAATTTGCCTCTGACAGTATTTTCCAACGATCACGTATTCATGTGCCACTGACTTTTGTGACAACAGATCCCGATGACGACTTTTCTATTCTGGAAACTACAATGGAAATTAATCAGTGGTTCGCCTTTTCACCAGATCTTCCAACCGTAAGATTGTCAAATATCAACTATGGCCAAAGTAATTCTGATGAGTCCGGCACCAAAATACTTACAATGAAAGGTTTAGGAAACGGATTCTCTAATACGCTTTATTTCAGACGACAAGGAAAACAATGGGAGTTTTATAAATTTGAAGATTTAAGTAATTAA
- the rlmB gene encoding 23S rRNA (guanosine(2251)-2'-O)-methyltransferase RlmB produces MEKNEMIFGVRAVIEAIEAGKEIDKILVKKDIQSELSKELFAALKGTNIFVQRVPIERINKITTKNHQGVLAFVSAVTYYKVEDVVPTLFEEGKVPFFVMLDGVTDVRNFGAIARTCDCAGVDAIIIPSRNSVSVNADAMKTSAGALHTLPVCKEQSLTAAIKYLKDSGFKIVAATEKGDYDYTKANYKDPVCIVMGAEDTGVSYDHLALCDEWIKIPLFGNIESLNVSVAAGILIYEAVKQRGFDKE; encoded by the coding sequence ATGGAAAAGAATGAAATGATATTTGGCGTACGCGCCGTGATTGAAGCCATTGAGGCGGGTAAAGAGATTGATAAAATCTTAGTAAAGAAAGACATTCAGAGTGAGCTTTCAAAGGAACTTTTTGCTGCTTTAAAGGGTACTAATATCTTTGTACAGCGTGTGCCAATAGAGCGCATCAATAAGATTACAACTAAAAACCACCAGGGTGTGTTGGCTTTTGTATCTGCAGTGACTTATTATAAGGTGGAAGATGTTGTTCCTACTCTTTTCGAGGAAGGAAAGGTTCCATTCTTTGTAATGCTTGATGGGGTAACGGATGTTCGTAACTTCGGAGCTATTGCCCGTACCTGTGATTGTGCAGGAGTGGATGCAATTATTATTCCTTCACGCAACAGTGTGAGTGTGAATGCCGATGCTATGAAAACTTCTGCCGGAGCGCTTCACACACTTCCTGTTTGCAAGGAACAGAGTCTGACTGCTGCTATAAAATACCTCAAAGATAGCGGATTTAAGATTGTGGCTGCAACTGAAAAAGGAGATTATGACTACACAAAAGCAAATTATAAAGATCCTGTCTGTATCGTTATGGGTGCGGAAGATACGGGTGTTTCTTATGATCACCTTGCTTTGTGTGATGAGTGGATAAAGATTCCTTTGTTCGGTAATATTGAATCTCTGAATGTTTCGGTTGCTGCAGGTATCTTAATTTACGAGGCAGTGAAGCAACGTGGATTCGATAAAGAATAA
- the recN gene encoding DNA repair protein RecN — protein sequence MLQSISIQNYALIDTLDISFDKGFSVITGETGAGKSIILGAIGLLLGQRADVKAIKNGASKCVIEAHFNISSYQMQSFFDENELEYDSNECILRRELQASGKSRAFINDSPAPLALMKELGEQLIDVHSQHQNLLLNKEDFQLNVLDALANDEKELSGYREAYQAYRKVAEELTKLTELEEQSRTDEDYVRFQLEQFDEVKLVEGEDAELQIEEERLSHAEEIKEGLYTAEQILLGDESGLLSNMKKVSGILRSLKERYNTAGDISDRIENLSIELKDLSRELSREQDDVEVDPARLDFVNERLNLIYTLEKKHHVSTLEELLKVQEEFRARLNAISSFAEQIEVLQKKKELLLEKVQKAMLLLTDKRTHAAKKVEHEMQSRLIPLGMPNVRFKVHITPKANFDATGGDNVAFLFSANKNATLQNISSVASGGEIARVMLSVKAMIAGATQLPTIIFDEIDTGVSGEIADKMAEIMKEMGACMQVISITHLPQIAAKGKVHYKVYKQDNETSTSSNIRRLKEEERVEEIAHMLSGATLTDAAMNNAKELLKEYGKE from the coding sequence ATGTTGCAATCTATATCAATTCAAAACTATGCGCTGATTGACACTCTTGATATAAGCTTTGATAAAGGTTTTTCTGTCATTACCGGTGAAACGGGTGCGGGTAAATCTATTATCTTAGGTGCTATTGGTCTGTTACTTGGGCAAAGAGCAGATGTGAAAGCCATAAAAAACGGCGCTTCCAAATGTGTGATTGAAGCTCATTTTAATATTTCTTCTTACCAGATGCAATCGTTCTTTGATGAAAACGAGTTGGAGTACGATTCCAACGAATGTATTCTAAGAAGAGAATTGCAGGCTTCAGGTAAATCCCGGGCATTTATAAATGATTCTCCGGCTCCGCTTGCATTGATGAAGGAGTTGGGCGAACAGTTGATTGACGTACACTCTCAGCATCAGAACCTATTGCTGAATAAAGAAGATTTTCAGCTGAATGTTCTGGATGCACTGGCCAATGATGAGAAAGAACTTTCCGGTTATAGAGAAGCTTATCAGGCATATCGCAAAGTGGCAGAGGAACTGACCAAGCTCACAGAACTTGAAGAACAAAGTCGGACTGATGAAGATTATGTCCGTTTCCAGTTGGAACAGTTCGATGAGGTTAAACTGGTGGAAGGAGAAGATGCCGAACTACAAATAGAAGAAGAGAGACTGAGTCACGCTGAAGAGATAAAGGAGGGGTTGTACACTGCCGAGCAAATACTTCTGGGTGATGAAAGTGGATTGCTGAGCAATATGAAAAAAGTTTCCGGCATTTTGCGCTCTTTGAAGGAACGCTATAATACAGCCGGAGATATATCTGACAGAATAGAAAACTTATCTATTGAACTGAAAGATCTTTCAAGAGAGTTGTCAAGGGAACAGGATGATGTTGAAGTTGATCCGGCCCGATTGGATTTTGTAAACGAGCGACTCAACTTAATTTATACATTAGAAAAGAAGCACCATGTAAGTACGCTTGAAGAATTACTCAAGGTTCAGGAAGAGTTTCGTGCACGCCTCAATGCGATTAGTTCGTTTGCCGAACAGATAGAGGTGCTTCAGAAGAAAAAAGAATTATTATTAGAGAAAGTACAGAAAGCAATGTTATTGCTGACCGACAAACGTACGCATGCGGCTAAAAAGGTGGAGCATGAAATGCAGAGCCGCCTTATTCCTTTGGGAATGCCCAATGTTCGTTTCAAGGTTCATATTACTCCGAAGGCAAACTTTGATGCTACCGGTGGAGACAATGTGGCCTTTCTTTTCTCTGCCAATAAGAATGCCACTTTACAGAACATATCGTCTGTGGCTTCCGGTGGTGAAATAGCCAGGGTGATGCTTTCTGTAAAAGCAATGATTGCGGGGGCCACTCAGCTGCCAACTATCATATTTGATGAGATAGATACCGGAGTTTCCGGTGAAATTGCCGATAAGATGGCCGAAATAATGAAGGAGATGGGAGCGTGTATGCAGGTAATCAGCATCACCCACCTTCCACAGATAGCGGCTAAGGGCAAAGTACATTATAAAGTATATAAACAAGATAACGAAACATCGACCAGCAGTAATATCCGCCGATTGAAAGAAGAGGAGAGGGTTGAGGAGATAGCTCACATGCTTAGTGGGGCTACTTTGACGGATGCAGCGATGAATAATGCAAAAGAATTATTAAAAGAGTATGGAAAAGAATGA
- a CDS encoding exonuclease domain-containing protein, which produces MDLNLKNPVVFFDLETTGVNINSDRIVEICYLKVHPNGNEESKTLRINPEMHIPEESSKIHGIYDEDIANCPTFKEVAKNIARDIEGADLAGFNSNRFDIPVLAEEFLRAGVDIDMSKRKFIDVQVIFHKMEQRTLSAAYKFYCEKDLDDAHTAEADTRATYEVLKAQLDRYPADLQNDMAFLADFSTYNKNVDFAGRVVYDENEVEVFNFGKYKGMSVTEVFKKDPGYYSWMLNSDFTLNTKAVLTKIKLREFNGK; this is translated from the coding sequence ATGGACTTAAACCTGAAGAATCCGGTTGTTTTCTTTGATTTAGAAACAACCGGAGTAAATATAAACTCTGATAGAATTGTAGAAATTTGTTATTTGAAAGTACATCCAAACGGAAATGAAGAATCAAAAACTCTTCGTATAAATCCGGAAATGCATATCCCAGAAGAATCATCAAAAATACATGGTATTTACGATGAGGATATAGCTAACTGTCCTACTTTTAAAGAAGTGGCAAAGAATATTGCCCGTGATATTGAAGGAGCCGACCTTGCCGGATTTAATTCCAATCGCTTCGATATTCCTGTGTTGGCAGAAGAATTCCTTCGTGCAGGCGTGGATATTGATATGAGCAAGCGTAAGTTTATTGATGTGCAGGTTATTTTTCATAAAATGGAGCAAAGAACGCTTTCTGCAGCTTACAAGTTTTACTGCGAGAAAGATCTTGATGATGCTCATACTGCTGAAGCAGATACCCGTGCTACATACGAGGTACTTAAAGCACAGCTTGACCGCTATCCTGCTGACTTACAAAACGACATGGCTTTCCTTGCCGATTTCTCTACTTACAATAAGAACGTAGACTTTGCCGGAAGGGTGGTTTATGATGAAAATGAAGTTGAGGTCTTTAATTTTGGAAAATATAAAGGCATGTCTGTTACAGAAGTCTTCAAGAAAGATCCGGGTTATTATTCATGGATGCTGAATAGCGATTTTACATTAAATACAAAAGCTGTTCTTACAAAAATTAAGTTGCGCGAATTTAACGGTAAATAA
- the coaBC gene encoding bifunctional phosphopantothenoylcysteine decarboxylase/phosphopantothenate--cysteine ligase CoaBC, whose product MLKGKKIILGITGSIAAYKAAYLVRGLIKKGAEVQVVITPAGKEFITPITLSALTSKPVISEFFSGRDGTWNSHVDLGLWADVMLIAPASASTIGKMANGIADNMLITTYLSAKAPVFVAPAMDLDMFAHPSTQKNIETLRSFGNHIIEPGEGELASHLVGKGRMEEPEEIIRVLEEFFAKQEDLSKKKVLITAGPTYEKIDPVRFIGNYSSGKMGFALAEECASRGAEVTLIAGPVQIETVHPNIHRIDVETAQEMYEASVANYPSSDAGILCAAVADFTPEVVADKKIKRKGDELTVVLKPTQDIAASLGKIKRADQLLAGFALETNDELLNAQSKLERKNFDFIVLNSLNDEGAGFRHDTNKISIIDKNGKTDYPLKSKREVATDIIDRLAQLIK is encoded by the coding sequence ATGTTGAAAGGAAAAAAAATTATACTAGGAATAACGGGAAGTATTGCTGCCTATAAAGCTGCCTATCTTGTCAGAGGACTGATAAAAAAAGGGGCTGAGGTTCAGGTTGTGATTACTCCGGCCGGAAAAGAATTTATTACTCCCATTACTTTATCTGCTTTGACCAGTAAACCTGTAATCAGCGAATTCTTTTCGGGAAGAGATGGTACATGGAACAGTCATGTTGATTTAGGTCTTTGGGCGGATGTGATGCTGATTGCTCCGGCCTCGGCATCTACAATCGGAAAGATGGCTAATGGGATTGCTGATAATATGCTTATCACCACTTATCTTTCTGCAAAGGCTCCTGTCTTTGTTGCTCCGGCAATGGACCTGGATATGTTTGCTCATCCTTCTACTCAAAAGAATATTGAAACACTTCGTTCTTTCGGGAATCACATTATTGAACCGGGAGAAGGGGAGCTGGCCAGTCATCTGGTAGGTAAAGGACGAATGGAAGAACCGGAAGAAATTATCCGTGTGCTTGAGGAGTTCTTTGCTAAACAGGAAGACCTTTCAAAAAAAAAAGTACTGATAACTGCGGGACCTACTTATGAAAAGATTGATCCGGTAAGGTTTATTGGTAATTATTCATCTGGTAAAATGGGCTTTGCCTTGGCTGAAGAGTGTGCTTCCAGAGGTGCTGAAGTTACTTTAATAGCCGGACCGGTACAAATAGAAACGGTTCACCCCAATATACACCGCATTGATGTTGAAACAGCACAGGAAATGTATGAAGCTTCTGTTGCTAATTATCCTTCGTCGGATGCCGGAATTTTGTGTGCAGCGGTAGCGGACTTTACTCCTGAAGTAGTAGCTGATAAGAAAATAAAGCGTAAAGGTGATGAGCTAACGGTTGTTTTGAAACCTACTCAGGACATTGCGGCTTCACTAGGAAAGATAAAGCGGGCAGACCAATTGCTTGCTGGCTTTGCTCTTGAAACAAATGATGAACTTCTGAATGCTCAGAGTAAACTGGAACGAAAGAACTTTGATTTCATTGTTCTTAATTCTCTGAATGATGAGGGTGCCGGTTTCCGCCATGATACAAACAAAATTTCAATCATTGATAAGAACGGAAAGACCGATTATCCGTTGAAAAGCAAACGTGAAGTGGCTACAGATATCATTGACCGGTTGGCTCAGTTGATTAAATAA
- a CDS encoding DUF4835 family protein, producing MNKRIIQNTFRCTCFSFLLLFSSMAGKAQELNCKVNINYSQIQGTNTQVFKTLETALTEFINDRKWTSAQYSVAERISCSMNITVKQHTDDGAFKCELIVQANRPVFDASYNTTLFNFKDANLNFTYLEFDPLELRENQIDSNLTAVIAYYAYLIIGMDMDSMAPMGGTDVLRAAESIVTAAQSLSETGWKAFEDSRNRHGIISDYLDENMKPFRQMIYDYHRLGLDEMAQNADRGRAKITSSLEELKKAKENKPLSVLPQLFTEIKKDELVNVYSKGTPGEKEQVYTMLVDINPALSNDWDKIKSSK from the coding sequence ATGAATAAAAGGATCATTCAGAATACATTCCGTTGTACTTGTTTTAGCTTTTTGCTCCTCTTTTCCTCTATGGCGGGAAAGGCTCAGGAACTGAATTGTAAGGTGAATATCAACTATTCGCAGATTCAGGGAACAAATACGCAGGTCTTTAAAACACTGGAGACTGCATTGACGGAATTTATCAATGATCGTAAATGGACTTCTGCACAATACAGTGTTGCCGAACGGATATCATGTAGTATGAATATCACAGTGAAACAGCATACGGATGATGGTGCTTTTAAATGTGAACTTATTGTTCAGGCCAATCGTCCGGTATTCGATGCAAGTTATAATACTACGCTTTTTAATTTCAAGGATGCAAATTTAAACTTTACGTATCTGGAGTTCGACCCTTTGGAACTTAGGGAGAATCAGATAGACAGTAATCTTACGGCGGTTATTGCATACTATGCCTATCTGATAATAGGTATGGATATGGATTCCATGGCTCCAATGGGAGGCACGGATGTTCTGAGAGCTGCCGAAAGCATTGTGACTGCAGCCCAGAGTTTATCCGAAACAGGTTGGAAAGCTTTTGAAGACAGTCGTAACCGTCACGGAATAATTTCTGATTATCTGGATGAGAATATGAAACCTTTCCGTCAGATGATATATGATTACCATCGGCTGGGGCTGGATGAGATGGCGCAGAACGCAGATAGGGGAAGGGCAAAAATAACCTCTTCTTTAGAGGAACTTAAAAAAGCAAAAGAAAATAAACCATTGTCTGTTTTGCCACAGCTGTTTACCGAAATAAAGAAAGACGAACTGGTTAATGTCTATTCAAAAGGTACGCCAGGCGAAAAAGAACAAGTGTATACAATGTTAGTTGATATCAATCCCGCTCTGTCAAATGACTGGGATAAAATAAAGTCTTCGAAATAA
- the murB gene encoding UDP-N-acetylmuramate dehydrogenase, translated as MITIEKQYSLLLHNTFRFNVKADTFIEYSSTDDLKQILSDKELISEPYLQIGSGSNLLFTSDYKGTILHSRIHGIEIIENADDYVLVKVGAGVEWDEFVAHCVAQGWAGAENLSLIPGEVGASAVQNIGAYGVEAKDLITQVDTLEIATAKERTFSNAECNYSYRQSIFKSELKNKFIVTYVTYKLNKHAVFNLEYGNIKAELEKYPEISLTTIRQAIIDIRNSKLPDPKIEGNAGSFFMNPIIPRSQFQELQTQFPNIPHYDVDEDRVKVPAGWMIDKCGWKGKTVGHVGVHSQQALVLVNRGGATGDEIVNLSKEIQASVKKLFNIEIHPEVNFIS; from the coding sequence ATGATTACAATAGAAAAACAATATTCTCTACTACTTCACAACACTTTCAGATTTAATGTAAAAGCGGATACATTTATTGAATATTCCAGCACAGATGATTTAAAACAGATTTTAAGTGATAAGGAACTCATAAGCGAGCCATATTTACAGATTGGCAGCGGAAGTAATTTACTCTTCACATCCGATTACAAAGGAACAATTCTTCACTCCAGAATTCATGGAATTGAAATCATTGAGAATGCCGACGATTATGTTCTGGTAAAAGTTGGTGCCGGCGTGGAATGGGATGAATTCGTTGCTCATTGTGTTGCTCAAGGCTGGGCAGGCGCAGAAAACCTGTCACTCATTCCCGGCGAAGTTGGGGCCAGTGCCGTACAGAACATTGGTGCTTACGGAGTAGAAGCAAAAGATTTAATTACGCAAGTGGATACTTTGGAAATTGCAACTGCAAAAGAGCGCACTTTTTCCAATGCAGAATGCAATTACTCCTACCGTCAGAGCATTTTCAAATCAGAATTAAAGAATAAGTTCATTGTTACCTATGTTACTTATAAGTTAAACAAGCATGCGGTCTTTAATCTTGAATACGGTAACATAAAAGCAGAACTGGAAAAATATCCCGAAATATCACTGACAACCATTCGTCAGGCAATTATAGATATACGGAACAGCAAACTGCCCGATCCTAAAATTGAGGGAAATGCAGGAAGCTTCTTTATGAATCCCATTATTCCCCGTTCACAATTTCAGGAACTGCAAACACAATTCCCGAATATACCGCATTATGATGTGGATGAAGATCGTGTAAAGGTTCCGGCCGGATGGATGATCGATAAGTGTGGATGGAAAGGAAAAACGGTAGGACATGTGGGAGTTCACAGCCAACAAGCTCTGGTATTGGTTAATAGAGGAGGTGCAACGGGAGATGAAATTGTAAATCTTTCCAAGGAGATACAAGCATCGGTAAAGAAATTATTTAATATTGAGATTCATCCGGAGGTGAATTTCATTTCATAA
- a CDS encoding tetratricopeptide repeat protein, giving the protein MRKKILFMALCLLSQWMMAQKDAPKWVEKSKRAVFSVVTYDANDKLLNTGNGFFVSEDGVALSDYTLFKGAAKAEVINFEGKKMPVKVILGANSMYDVIKFRVDLGKKSTPALTIAAVVPAKDAEAVMLPYSTKKDRSCTMGKVEEVSNLAGPHKYFKLAISMKDKMVSCPVLNAEGEVFGLVQKDAANDSTHCFAISAPFANELSIKALEFAGSELSNITIKKALPATEDQALVALFVSSSQLTAEKYLSLLNDYMEQFPNSTDGYVRRASFVVSNFTDAQHLALAEEDLDKALKMADKKDDVLYNRSRMMYIVALRGKDAAYKDWTFDKALAENQKAQAVNPLPLYTQQEGDIYFAMANYAKAFECYDKVNHSNLVSAETYYSAAKSKQMMNADLGEVIALLDSAVNKYAAPYPKEAAPYISERAVVKSQKGLDKEAVADFDLYYQTTGGRVSAMFYYLREQSNYKAKNFKRALEDIDMAVKLEPTNKEYLAEYGAVNLRVARYDEAVKNLKDALAIDPKFAACYRLIGFCQLQQGKKTEACENFSKAKELGDEAVIPMIEKNCK; this is encoded by the coding sequence ATGAGAAAGAAAATACTTTTTATGGCTCTTTGTCTGCTTTCACAGTGGATGATGGCGCAGAAGGATGCTCCCAAATGGGTTGAGAAATCAAAACGGGCGGTCTTTTCTGTAGTAACATACGATGCTAACGACAAATTACTGAATACCGGCAACGGGTTCTTTGTTTCGGAAGATGGAGTAGCGTTGTCTGATTACACATTATTCAAGGGAGCAGCCAAAGCAGAAGTGATAAACTTTGAGGGTAAAAAGATGCCGGTTAAAGTAATTCTGGGTGCAAACAGCATGTATGATGTGATTAAGTTCCGTGTAGACCTTGGTAAAAAGAGCACGCCTGCGCTGACAATTGCAGCAGTAGTTCCGGCAAAAGATGCGGAAGCGGTAATGCTTCCTTATTCTACCAAGAAGGACCGTTCCTGTACCATGGGAAAAGTAGAAGAGGTTTCCAATCTTGCGGGTCCTCACAAATACTTTAAGCTGGCCATATCAATGAAAGATAAGATGGTTAGCTGTCCGGTGCTGAATGCTGAAGGCGAAGTTTTTGGCTTGGTTCAGAAGGATGCAGCAAACGACTCAACTCATTGTTTTGCCATCAGCGCTCCTTTTGCGAACGAACTGTCTATTAAGGCACTTGAATTTGCTGGTTCCGAGCTTTCTAATATTACTATTAAAAAAGCTCTTCCTGCTACTGAAGATCAGGCCTTGGTTGCTCTTTTTGTATCTTCGTCACAACTGACTGCTGAAAAGTATCTTTCTCTGTTGAATGATTATATGGAACAATTTCCAAACAGTACAGACGGATATGTTCGCCGGGCAAGTTTCGTTGTTTCGAACTTTACTGATGCCCAACACCTTGCTTTGGCAGAAGAAGATCTTGATAAAGCATTGAAAATGGCCGATAAAAAAGACGATGTACTTTATAATCGTTCCCGCATGATGTATATTGTTGCTCTTCGTGGAAAAGATGCTGCTTATAAAGACTGGACTTTCGATAAAGCATTGGCTGAAAATCAGAAAGCTCAGGCTGTTAATCCGCTTCCTCTTTACACTCAGCAGGAGGGTGACATTTATTTCGCAATGGCCAATTACGCCAAAGCTTTTGAATGCTACGATAAAGTGAACCACTCAAACTTAGTTTCTGCGGAAACTTATTACAGTGCTGCAAAGTCAAAACAGATGATGAACGCTGATTTGGGCGAGGTAATTGCTTTGCTGGATAGTGCTGTGAATAAATATGCTGCTCCTTATCCGAAAGAAGCTGCTCCTTATATATCTGAACGTGCAGTGGTGAAGAGTCAGAAGGGATTGGATAAAGAGGCTGTGGCCGATTTCGATTTGTATTACCAGACAACGGGCGGCCGGGTTAGTGCTATGTTCTACTATTTGCGTGAACAGTCTAACTATAAAGCAAAGAACTTTAAACGTGCGCTTGAAGATATTGACATGGCTGTAAAGCTGGAGCCTACAAACAAAGAGTATCTGGCTGAGTATGGTGCGGTGAATCTTCGTGTAGCTCGTTATGATGAAGCTGTAAAGAACTTGAAAGATGCACTTGCCATTGATCCTAAATTTGCAGCTTGTTATCGTTTAATTGGTTTCTGTCAGTTGCAGCAAGGCAAGAAAACGGAAGCTTGTGAAAACTTCAGTAAAGCTAAAGAACTAGGCGATGAGGCTGTGATTCCTATGATTGAGAAGAATTGTAAATAA